One genomic region from Microcella humidisoli encodes:
- the folE gene encoding GTP cyclohydrolase I, producing the protein MPPIDTGRIEAAVAEILAAIGEDAQRPGLLTTPQRVAEAYAEFFAGVGVDPVPLLRDELATQDAPEQRGEIVLLRDIALRSICEHHLLPFTGVAHVAYLPAERLVGLGSIARTVETLASRPQLQERLGEDIVAAIDAALAPLGALVVIDARHGCVGARGPRQAESTTVTVAASGALADPVRRAEVMALIGGGVA; encoded by the coding sequence GTGCCCCCCATCGACACCGGTCGCATCGAGGCGGCCGTCGCCGAGATCCTGGCCGCCATCGGTGAGGATGCGCAGCGCCCCGGCCTGCTGACGACCCCGCAGCGGGTCGCCGAGGCCTACGCCGAGTTCTTCGCCGGTGTCGGCGTCGACCCCGTTCCGCTGCTGCGGGATGAGCTCGCGACGCAGGATGCGCCGGAACAGCGCGGCGAGATCGTGCTGCTGCGCGACATCGCGCTGCGCTCGATCTGCGAGCATCACCTGCTGCCCTTCACGGGCGTGGCGCACGTTGCCTACCTGCCCGCCGAGCGCCTCGTCGGCCTCGGGAGCATCGCCCGCACCGTTGAGACGCTCGCCTCGCGCCCGCAGCTGCAAGAGCGCCTCGGGGAGGACATCGTCGCCGCGATCGACGCGGCCCTCGCGCCGCTGGGCGCCCTCGTCGTCATCGACGCGCGGCACGGCTGCGTCGGAGCCCGCGGCCCGCGGCAGGCCGAGAGCACGACCGTCACGGTCGCCGCGAGCGGGGCGCTCGCCGACCCCGTGCGCCGCGCCGAGGTGATGGCGCTCATCGGCGGAGGCGTCGCGTGA